Proteins from a genomic interval of Mycolicibacterium grossiae:
- a CDS encoding ABC transporter permease produces the protein MRVASVAAAVALWQVLTVNDVRFWLRFDTLPTVTDIVHAFGARLGTQDYWLDLGQSLIRILTGFALAAVAGVVTGILLGRSPRFANVFGPLTELARPIPAIAIVPVAILLFPTDEAGIVFITFLAAYFPIMVSTRHAVRALPTLWEDSVRTLGGSRWDVISRVVLPGILPGVFGGLSVGIGVAWICVISAEMISGRLGVGYRTWQAYTVLAYPDVFVGIITIGVLGFVTSAAVELLGRRVTRWLPRAEENTR, from the coding sequence GTGCGCGTGGCGTCGGTCGCCGCCGCGGTCGCACTCTGGCAGGTGTTGACCGTCAACGACGTTCGCTTCTGGTTGCGCTTCGACACGCTGCCGACCGTCACGGACATCGTGCACGCCTTTGGCGCCCGGCTCGGCACGCAGGACTACTGGCTCGACCTCGGCCAGTCGCTCATCCGAATCCTCACCGGGTTCGCGTTGGCGGCGGTCGCCGGCGTGGTCACCGGCATCCTGCTGGGGCGGTCACCCAGGTTCGCCAACGTGTTCGGGCCGCTGACCGAACTGGCGCGACCCATTCCAGCGATTGCGATCGTGCCCGTCGCGATCCTGCTGTTTCCCACCGACGAGGCGGGCATCGTGTTCATCACGTTCCTCGCCGCGTACTTCCCGATCATGGTCAGCACCCGGCACGCGGTCCGGGCGCTGCCGACGCTGTGGGAGGACTCCGTACGCACGCTCGGCGGCAGCCGGTGGGACGTCATCAGCCGGGTCGTGCTGCCGGGCATCCTGCCCGGCGTCTTCGGCGGCCTGAGCGTCGGCATCGGCGTGGCCTGGATCTGCGTCATCTCCGCCGAGATGATCTCCGGCCGCCTCGGCGTCGGCTACCGCACGTGGCAGGCCTACACCGTGCTGGCCTACCCCGACGTCTTCGTCGGCATCATCACCATCGGCGTCCTCGGGTTCGTCACCTCGGCGGCCGTCGAACTCCTCGGCCGCCGGGTGACGCGGTGGCTGCCGCGGGCCGAGGAGAATACGCGATGA
- a CDS encoding DUF732 domain-containing protein, with amino-acid sequence MKALLVAALAAAALVTAAPAAAEEPDDSFLEVIEIIGIPVDDPASAVASARGACAALDGGTSVPVAVDRVASATGLTEDEGAYFVGVAIGAYCPQHEDLLS; translated from the coding sequence ATGAAGGCTCTCCTCGTGGCGGCGCTGGCCGCAGCAGCGTTGGTCACGGCCGCCCCTGCCGCTGCCGAGGAGCCGGATGACTCGTTCCTCGAGGTCATCGAGATCATCGGCATTCCGGTCGACGATCCGGCGTCAGCGGTTGCGTCGGCCCGCGGGGCCTGCGCGGCGCTGGACGGCGGCACGTCCGTGCCCGTGGCGGTCGACCGCGTGGCATCGGCTACCGGTCTGACCGAGGATGAGGGGGCGTACTTCGTGGGCGTGGCGATCGGGGCGTACTGCCCGCAGCACGAGGACCTGCTGAGCTGA
- a CDS encoding FAD-dependent oxidoreductase, translating into MAPTISICGAGLGGLVLARVLLVNGIRAHVYESEHSAGARTQGGQLDLHEEDGQRALAMAGLTEQYLGIIHRGGGARRVYDTSGRVVVDVPDDGSLTRPETLRGDIRRILLESLPADTVHWGRKLETVTPVGAGRHELEFSDGSRVVTDVLVGADGAWSRVRAVLSSAVPVYSGMSYVDTYLVDVDERHPEVAATVGNGALYCVMPGTALLAHREAGNVVHTYAILHRPDEWFDDIDFADTASARSRIAAEFDGWSLKLRALITDGDQPLVLRRIHQLPDRHRWPPTPGVTLIGDAAHVTVPGGDGANLAMLDGAQLGEALAAHPDDVDVALRQYEDLMFPRSEAAAIAAHHTIDTIFGSGAPNGVVDLFRGVLAQQQS; encoded by the coding sequence GTGGCTCCCACGATCTCCATCTGCGGCGCCGGGTTGGGTGGTCTCGTGCTGGCGCGCGTCCTGCTGGTCAACGGGATCCGCGCGCACGTGTACGAGTCGGAGCACTCGGCCGGCGCACGCACCCAGGGCGGACAACTGGACCTGCACGAGGAGGACGGTCAGCGAGCGCTCGCCATGGCCGGTCTCACGGAGCAGTACCTCGGCATCATCCATCGCGGCGGCGGCGCTCGACGCGTGTACGACACCAGCGGTCGCGTGGTGGTCGACGTCCCGGACGACGGGTCGCTGACGCGCCCGGAAACGCTGCGCGGCGACATCCGGCGCATCCTGCTGGAGTCGCTGCCCGCGGACACGGTGCACTGGGGACGGAAACTCGAGACCGTGACACCCGTCGGTGCCGGCCGGCACGAACTCGAATTCTCGGACGGGTCGCGGGTGGTCACGGACGTGCTCGTCGGTGCCGACGGCGCCTGGTCGCGGGTGCGCGCCGTCCTGTCCTCCGCCGTGCCCGTCTACTCGGGGATGAGCTACGTGGACACCTACCTCGTCGACGTCGACGAGCGGCACCCCGAGGTCGCCGCCACCGTCGGCAACGGCGCGCTCTACTGCGTCATGCCGGGTACGGCACTACTGGCCCACCGCGAAGCGGGGAACGTCGTGCACACCTACGCGATCCTGCACCGCCCCGACGAATGGTTCGACGACATCGACTTCGCCGACACCGCATCGGCGCGGTCGCGCATCGCCGCGGAATTCGACGGCTGGTCCCTGAAACTCCGCGCGCTGATCACCGACGGCGACCAACCCCTCGTCCTGCGGAGGATCCACCAGCTTCCCGACCGCCACCGGTGGCCCCCGACTCCCGGCGTGACCCTCATCGGCGACGCCGCGCACGTCACCGTGCCGGGAGGCGACGGTGCCAACCTCGCGATGCTCGACGGCGCCCAGCTCGGCGAGGCACTCGCCGCGCATCCGGACGACGTCGACGTCGCGCTGCGGCAGTACGAGGATCTGATGTTCCCCCGCAGCGAGGCGGCCGCTATCGCCGCCCATCACACCATCGACACCATCTTCGGCAGTGGAGCGCCGAACGGGGTCGTCGACCTTTTTCGGGGCGTGCTCGCGCAGCAACAGTCCTAG
- a CDS encoding ABC transporter substrate-binding protein, translated as MKRTLAALLTATAVTSLSACSLDEQTQSADTVKVVIGYQSKTINTVTAGTLLKAKGFLEKRLDDLGKSTDKTYDVEWQDYDTGAPITAQMVAEKIDIGSMGDYPMLINGSKTQANERARTELVSATGYSPTGALNMVVVTPDSAARSIADLKGQKVSASVGSAGHGTLVRALDNAGIDPKTGVEVLNQQPQVGASALESGQAQALSQFVAWPGLLVFQKKAKLLYDGAEGDYPTWHGVVVRRDYAGQHPEVLDAFLQAQLDATEFLNQHPLESAKLVADGSGLPQEVVYLYNGPGGTSFDTTLKPSLIDALKGDVPYLKSIGDFADLNVDGFVNSDPLQKAFADRGQDYQAAVQSTANPSALRGQDPVCGTAVTDAKLAGELWLDGANTTQPAATPDCLLRAIRQATADGKTVRAAYVPDTEFGTRWFADASVWVKDGQRHLPFDTAAGAQRYTAAHPGAAIVDYQQALAGAV; from the coding sequence ATGAAACGCACCCTCGCCGCACTGCTGACCGCCACGGCCGTCACCTCGCTGTCCGCCTGCTCACTCGACGAACAGACCCAGTCCGCCGACACCGTGAAGGTCGTCATCGGCTACCAGTCCAAGACCATCAACACCGTCACCGCCGGCACCCTGCTCAAGGCCAAGGGCTTCCTCGAGAAGCGCCTCGACGACCTCGGCAAGAGCACCGACAAGACCTATGACGTCGAGTGGCAGGACTACGACACCGGCGCCCCGATCACCGCTCAGATGGTGGCCGAGAAGATCGACATCGGTTCCATGGGCGACTACCCCATGCTCATCAACGGGTCCAAGACGCAGGCCAACGAGCGTGCCCGCACCGAACTCGTCTCCGCCACCGGCTACAGCCCGACCGGCGCGCTCAACATGGTGGTGGTCACCCCGGATTCGGCCGCTCGCAGCATCGCCGACCTCAAGGGGCAGAAGGTGTCCGCCAGCGTCGGCTCCGCCGGCCACGGCACGCTGGTCCGCGCGCTCGACAACGCCGGCATCGACCCCAAGACCGGCGTCGAGGTCCTCAACCAGCAGCCCCAGGTCGGGGCGTCGGCACTGGAATCCGGCCAGGCGCAGGCGCTCTCGCAGTTCGTCGCGTGGCCCGGCCTGCTGGTCTTCCAGAAGAAGGCCAAGCTGCTCTACGACGGCGCCGAGGGCGACTACCCGACGTGGCACGGCGTCGTCGTGCGTCGCGATTACGCCGGCCAGCACCCCGAGGTGCTCGACGCCTTCCTGCAGGCCCAACTCGACGCAACCGAGTTCCTCAACCAGCACCCGCTGGAATCGGCCAAGCTGGTCGCCGACGGCAGCGGCCTGCCGCAGGAGGTCGTCTACCTCTACAACGGCCCCGGCGGCACGAGTTTCGACACGACGCTCAAGCCCTCGTTGATCGATGCGCTCAAGGGCGACGTGCCCTACCTGAAGTCGATCGGTGACTTTGCCGACCTGAACGTCGACGGCTTCGTGAACAGCGATCCGTTGCAGAAGGCGTTCGCCGACAGGGGGCAGGACTACCAGGCCGCAGTGCAGAGCACCGCGAACCCGTCGGCATTGCGCGGCCAAGACCCCGTCTGCGGCACCGCCGTCACCGACGCGAAGCTCGCGGGCGAGCTATGGCTCGACGGGGCGAACACCACCCAGCCGGCCGCCACCCCGGACTGCCTGTTGCGCGCCATCCGCCAGGCGACCGCCGACGGCAAGACCGTCCGCGCGGCCTACGTGCCGGACACCGAATTCGGGACGCGCTGGTTCGCCGACGCGTCGGTCTGGGTGAAGGACGGGCAGCGCCATCTGCCGTTCGACACCGCCGCCGGTGCGCAGCGCTACACCGCCGCCCATCCCGGCGCCGCCATCGTCGACTACCAGCAGGCCCTGGCAGGTGCGGTGTGA
- a CDS encoding fatty acyl-AMP ligase produces the protein MSTFTRTMFENARASTHGMVTGEPHAPVRHTWAQVHQRARRIAGGLAAAGVSHGDAVAVLAGAPVEIAPTAQAIWMRGASLTMLHQPTPRTDLQRWAQDTTAVIEMIDAAAVVVSEPFLVAVPLLIELGLNVVTVEQLLAAEPIDPVDTVDDDVALLQLTSGSTGSPKAVRITHRNVVSNAEAMFVGAAFDADTDVIISWLPCFHDMGMTGYLTVPMYFGAELVKVTPLDFLRDTLLWAKLIDKYRGTMTAAPNFAYKLLAKRLRRQATPGQFDLSSLRWALSGSEQVEPADVEDLIDAGRPFGLRPEAILPAYGMAETTVAVSFSPSGGGMVIDEVDADLLALLHRAVPSSRGNTRRLVTLGRALDGLEIRVIGDDGSILPQRAVGVLQVRGEPVTDGYTTVGGFLSAQDRQGWYDTGDLGYLTETDSVVVCGRVKDVIIMAGRNVYPNDIERAASRVAGVRPGCAVAVRMDAGDSRESFAVAVESNDFADPDVVRRIERQVAHEVVAEVEVRPRKVVVLAPGTIPKTPSGKLRRGHATALVA, from the coding sequence GTGAGCACCTTTACCCGCACGATGTTCGAGAACGCCCGGGCGAGTACCCACGGCATGGTGACGGGTGAGCCCCATGCGCCGGTGCGGCACACCTGGGCGCAGGTGCACCAGCGGGCGCGCCGCATCGCCGGCGGCCTAGCCGCGGCCGGGGTGTCGCACGGCGACGCGGTGGCCGTACTGGCCGGCGCGCCCGTCGAGATCGCGCCGACGGCGCAGGCCATCTGGATGCGTGGAGCGTCGCTGACGATGCTGCATCAGCCGACCCCGCGTACCGATCTGCAGCGGTGGGCGCAGGACACCACCGCCGTCATCGAGATGATCGACGCCGCGGCCGTCGTGGTGTCGGAGCCGTTCCTCGTCGCCGTGCCCCTGCTGATCGAACTCGGGCTGAACGTCGTGACCGTCGAGCAGCTACTGGCGGCCGAGCCGATCGACCCCGTCGACACCGTCGACGACGACGTCGCGCTGCTGCAGCTGACGTCGGGGTCCACGGGGTCGCCGAAGGCCGTACGGATCACGCACCGCAACGTGGTGTCGAACGCCGAGGCGATGTTCGTCGGCGCCGCGTTCGACGCCGACACCGACGTCATCATCAGTTGGCTGCCGTGCTTCCACGACATGGGCATGACCGGCTACCTGACCGTCCCGATGTACTTCGGGGCGGAGTTGGTGAAGGTGACGCCGCTGGACTTCCTGCGCGACACGCTGCTGTGGGCGAAGCTGATCGACAAGTACCGGGGCACGATGACGGCCGCACCGAACTTCGCGTACAAGCTGCTCGCGAAGCGATTGCGCCGGCAGGCGACGCCGGGGCAGTTCGACCTCTCGAGCCTGCGGTGGGCGTTGTCGGGGTCCGAGCAGGTGGAGCCGGCCGACGTCGAGGACCTCATCGACGCGGGCCGGCCGTTCGGCCTGCGCCCCGAGGCCATCCTGCCGGCATACGGGATGGCGGAAACCACGGTCGCCGTGTCGTTCTCACCGTCGGGCGGCGGCATGGTGATCGACGAGGTCGACGCCGACCTGCTGGCGCTGCTGCACCGGGCGGTGCCCTCGTCGCGCGGCAACACCCGCCGCCTGGTGACGTTGGGCCGAGCACTCGACGGCCTGGAGATCAGGGTGATCGGCGACGACGGGTCCATCCTGCCGCAGCGCGCCGTGGGCGTCCTGCAGGTGCGGGGCGAGCCGGTCACCGACGGATACACCACCGTCGGAGGCTTCCTCTCGGCGCAGGACCGGCAGGGCTGGTATGACACCGGCGACCTGGGCTACCTGACCGAGACCGACAGCGTCGTGGTCTGCGGGCGGGTGAAGGACGTGATCATCATGGCCGGGCGCAACGTCTACCCGAACGACATCGAGCGGGCGGCTTCCCGAGTGGCCGGTGTGCGGCCCGGCTGCGCGGTCGCCGTGCGCATGGACGCCGGCGACTCGCGCGAGAGCTTCGCCGTCGCCGTCGAGTCCAACGACTTCGCCGACCCCGACGTGGTGCGCCGCATCGAGCGTCAGGTCGCCCACGAGGTGGTGGCCGAGGTGGAGGTGCGCCCGCGCAAGGTCGTCGTGCTTGCGCCGGGCACCATCCCCAAGACGCCATCGGGCAAGCTCCGCCGCGGACACGCGACCGCCCTCGTCGCCTAG
- a CDS encoding very short patch repair endonuclease, which translates to MQSNKSRDTKPELALRSAVHKLGLRYRVDTRPLTTMRRRADLVFTRAKVAVFLDGCFWHGCPVHHTKAAANATFWADKVTTNRARDRDTDARLAEAGWVSVRIWEHEDPAEAAARVRDVVRGRAD; encoded by the coding sequence ATGCAGTCGAACAAGAGTCGCGACACGAAACCCGAACTGGCGCTGCGCTCGGCGGTACACAAGCTGGGGCTGCGCTACCGCGTCGACACGCGACCGCTGACGACGATGCGGCGCCGCGCGGACCTGGTGTTCACCCGGGCGAAGGTGGCGGTGTTCCTCGACGGCTGCTTCTGGCACGGCTGCCCGGTGCACCACACGAAGGCTGCGGCGAATGCCACGTTCTGGGCCGACAAGGTGACGACGAACCGGGCCCGCGACCGCGACACCGACGCGCGGCTCGCCGAAGCGGGCTGGGTGAGTGTGCGCATCTGGGAGCACGAGGACCCGGCGGAGGCAGCCGCTCGGGTGCGCGACGTCGTCCGGGGCCGCGCCGACTGA
- a CDS encoding 4Fe-4S dicluster domain-containing protein — translation MAQVNQRVDVPVTIDESLCIEGCTLCVEICPLDSLAINPDNGKAYMHVDECWYCGPCAARCPTGAVTVNMPYLIR, via the coding sequence ATGGCCCAGGTCAACCAGCGCGTCGACGTCCCCGTCACCATCGACGAATCGCTCTGCATCGAGGGCTGCACCCTCTGCGTCGAGATTTGCCCGCTCGACTCCCTGGCCATCAACCCGGACAACGGCAAGGCGTACATGCACGTCGACGAGTGCTGGTACTGCGGCCCGTGCGCGGCCCGCTGTCCCACCGGCGCCGTCACCGTCAACATGCCCTACCTCATCCGCTAG
- a CDS encoding DNA cytosine methyltransferase — protein sequence MLEPSPTVDGLRSSTAAGFERFRVRRGHYERVLTRRDGTTVTTVLAPADTGSGPTSADTAERAWLRHPTPPVRGTGTPLRAVDLFAGCGGLSVGLAEAARALGRPFEPVLAVDLDATATATYAANFPTAAARCADVADILPGAPGARLTQAERLLAKHHRDVDVLVGGPPCQGHSDFNNRTRHADDKNELYQTMVRAAEVLAPQHLLIENVPGALNDKRAVVQRTADALERLGYHVDIAVIDLSTLGVPQTRRRLVLLASLTHAVTAAQVLDAHRRERRTTAWAFDDLEHPPSETLLDAPAQSAPATRARIDYLYAHGAFDLPDSQRPACHANGGHSYKSIYGRLAWDRPAQTVTTGFYSMCMGRNVHPSQRRTITAHEAARLQYLPDWFSFAHVRRRTALARMIGNAVPSRLSYAVALEWLR from the coding sequence ATGCTCGAGCCCTCCCCCACCGTCGACGGCCTGCGGTCCTCCACCGCGGCCGGGTTTGAGCGATTCCGCGTCCGCCGCGGCCACTACGAACGCGTCCTCACCCGCCGCGACGGCACCACGGTCACCACGGTGCTCGCCCCGGCAGACACCGGTTCGGGTCCGACGTCGGCCGACACGGCGGAACGAGCATGGCTGCGCCATCCCACCCCGCCGGTGCGCGGGACGGGCACACCACTACGCGCCGTCGACCTGTTCGCCGGCTGCGGTGGCCTGTCCGTCGGCCTCGCCGAAGCCGCCCGCGCGCTGGGCCGACCCTTCGAACCGGTGCTCGCCGTCGATCTCGACGCCACCGCGACGGCCACGTACGCCGCCAACTTCCCGACCGCGGCCGCCCGGTGCGCCGACGTCGCCGACATCCTCCCGGGCGCTCCCGGCGCCCGCCTCACCCAGGCCGAGCGCCTGCTGGCCAAGCACCACCGCGACGTCGACGTCCTCGTCGGCGGCCCACCGTGCCAGGGGCACAGCGACTTCAACAACCGCACCCGGCACGCCGACGACAAGAACGAGCTGTACCAGACCATGGTGCGCGCCGCCGAAGTGCTCGCGCCGCAACACCTTCTGATCGAGAACGTTCCCGGCGCACTCAACGACAAGCGCGCCGTCGTGCAGCGCACCGCCGACGCACTCGAGCGGCTCGGCTACCACGTCGACATCGCCGTCATCGACCTCAGCACGCTCGGCGTCCCGCAGACCCGGCGGCGGCTCGTCCTGCTGGCCAGCCTCACCCACGCCGTCACCGCCGCGCAGGTGCTCGATGCCCACCGCCGCGAACGACGCACCACGGCATGGGCATTCGACGACCTCGAACACCCGCCGAGTGAGACCCTGCTCGACGCACCCGCGCAGTCCGCTCCGGCCACCCGGGCACGCATCGACTACCTGTACGCCCACGGCGCCTTCGACCTGCCGGACAGCCAACGCCCCGCCTGCCACGCCAACGGCGGCCACAGCTACAAGTCGATCTACGGGCGGCTCGCGTGGGACCGCCCCGCCCAGACCGTGACCACCGGCTTCTACAGCATGTGCATGGGCCGCAACGTGCACCCGAGCCAACGGCGCACCATCACCGCCCACGAAGCCGCCCGCCTGCAGTACCTGCCCGATTGGTTCAGCTTCGCCCACGTCCGCCGCCGCACCGCGCTGGCGCGGATGATCGGCAACGCGGTCCCCTCACGGCTGAGCTACGCCGTTGCGCTGGAATGGCTTCGGTGA
- a CDS encoding DNA cytosine methyltransferase → MASVNVVGLFAGIGGLELGMAAAGHHAALLVENAPAAQHVLRRRFPDSAVKDDVRDLDALPRGTDVVVAGFPCQDLSSVGRKAGIDGARSSLVGEVLRLARTSRVPWLILENVPFLMSLAQGAALRIITEALTELGYRWAYRVVDTQAFALPQRRNRWYLVASRDHDPRGVLLADDTAKPLDAVTYPDVACGFYWTEGMRSFGWAVDAVPPIKCGSSVGVASPPAIRLPSGRYVTPDIRDAERLQGFSPDWTRPAEEVARSGERWRMVGNSVSVPVATWLGTRLAAPGDYCRDDDAPHIGGKWPRRAAWADHDGVVHGADVGPWPVWRPRPSLTEFLDHPGKPLSARAAHGFLSRTRKGSLRFPPGFLAELETYATGA, encoded by the coding sequence ATGGCTTCGGTGAACGTCGTCGGACTGTTCGCCGGCATCGGCGGGCTCGAACTCGGCATGGCCGCCGCCGGACACCACGCCGCTCTCCTCGTCGAGAACGCCCCCGCCGCCCAGCACGTCCTGCGCCGACGGTTCCCCGACTCTGCCGTCAAAGACGACGTCCGCGACCTCGACGCCCTGCCCCGCGGCACCGACGTCGTCGTCGCCGGCTTCCCCTGCCAGGACCTCAGCAGCGTTGGCCGCAAGGCCGGAATCGACGGTGCGCGAAGCAGTCTCGTTGGAGAGGTCCTGCGGCTCGCACGGACGTCGCGGGTGCCGTGGCTGATTCTCGAGAACGTGCCGTTCCTGATGTCGCTGGCACAGGGGGCCGCGCTGCGGATCATCACCGAGGCGCTCACCGAACTCGGCTACCGCTGGGCCTACCGCGTCGTCGACACCCAGGCCTTCGCCCTGCCGCAGCGCCGCAACCGCTGGTACCTCGTCGCCAGCCGCGACCACGACCCGCGCGGCGTGCTGCTCGCCGACGACACCGCCAAGCCGCTCGACGCCGTCACCTACCCCGACGTGGCGTGCGGGTTCTACTGGACCGAGGGCATGCGGTCGTTCGGCTGGGCCGTCGACGCCGTGCCGCCGATCAAGTGCGGCTCGTCGGTGGGGGTTGCCTCGCCGCCGGCGATCCGCTTGCCGAGCGGCCGCTACGTCACCCCGGACATCCGCGATGCCGAACGGCTGCAGGGCTTTTCGCCGGACTGGACCCGCCCCGCCGAGGAGGTCGCCCGCAGCGGCGAACGTTGGCGCATGGTCGGCAATTCGGTCAGCGTGCCGGTCGCCACGTGGCTCGGTACGCGGCTCGCGGCGCCGGGCGACTACTGCCGCGACGACGATGCGCCGCACATCGGGGGCAAGTGGCCCCGCCGCGCCGCATGGGCCGACCACGACGGCGTCGTGCACGGCGCCGACGTCGGGCCGTGGCCGGTCTGGCGGCCGCGGCCGTCGCTCACCGAGTTCCTCGACCACCCCGGCAAGCCGCTGTCGGCGCGCGCCGCCCACGGGTTCCTCAGCCGCACCCGCAAGGGCTCGCTGCGCTTCCCGCCCGGCTTCCTCGCCGAGCTGGAGACCTACGCCACGGGCGCCTGA
- a CDS encoding ABC transporter ATP-binding protein — MSGMALRLHDVTLSYGGAPVVDGLDLTVAPGEILVLTGPSGCGKSTVLRALAGLLSPDGGDVLADGVRVTGTSRDRAMVFQDNALLPWRTVRSNVDLALKLAGRPRQGRREEALKWIADVGLTGFEDYLPKSLSGGMRQRVQLARGLAGAPRAVMMDEPFGALDTQTRTTMQRLLIDTWRAHPTTVVFVTHDVDEALLLGDRIAVLGRAGQPLRALLDVPSPRDAATNRTALRADVIAALDYSELVS, encoded by the coding sequence ATGAGCGGCATGGCCCTTCGGCTGCACGACGTCACCCTGAGCTACGGCGGCGCGCCCGTCGTCGACGGGCTCGACCTCACCGTGGCGCCCGGCGAGATCCTGGTGCTCACCGGCCCGTCCGGCTGCGGCAAGTCCACGGTGCTGCGGGCGCTCGCCGGCCTACTGTCGCCCGATGGCGGCGACGTGCTCGCCGACGGGGTCCGCGTCACCGGCACGTCGCGCGACCGCGCCATGGTGTTCCAGGACAACGCGCTGCTGCCGTGGCGCACCGTGCGGTCGAACGTCGACCTCGCCCTGAAGTTGGCCGGCCGACCCCGCCAGGGTCGCCGCGAGGAAGCCCTGAAGTGGATCGCCGACGTGGGGTTGACCGGGTTCGAGGACTACCTGCCCAAGAGCCTGTCGGGCGGCATGCGTCAGCGCGTGCAGTTGGCCCGCGGACTCGCCGGGGCGCCGCGCGCGGTGATGATGGACGAGCCGTTCGGCGCGCTGGACACGCAGACCCGAACGACCATGCAGCGCCTGCTGATCGACACCTGGCGGGCGCACCCGACCACCGTCGTGTTCGTCACCCATGACGTCGACGAGGCGCTGCTCCTTGGCGACCGGATCGCCGTCCTTGGGCGGGCCGGGCAGCCACTGCGCGCCCTGCTCGACGTCCCCTCCCCGCGTGACGCGGCGACCAACCGCACCGCCCTGCGCGCCGACGTCATCGCCGCCCTCGACTATTCGGAGCTCGTTTCCTGA
- a CDS encoding NYN domain-containing protein: MTDLDVTRVAVYLDFDNIVISRYDQVNGRNSFQKDKAKGLPQERLDRARVDVGAVIDFASSFGTLVLTRAYADWSADVNADYRGQLVGRAVDLVQLFPAAAYGKNGADIRLAVDAVEDMFRLPDLTHVVIVAGDSDYIALAQRCKRLGRYVVGIGVAGSSSRALASACDEFVIYDALPGVPVFEPPQPPTAEEADAEPAPKKRAPRRRATRPQTVEDEPEPPDPQVAATALLTRALQIGLEKDDADWLHNSAVKAQMKRMDPSFSEKSLGFRSFSDFLRSRSDVIELDESSTTRMVKLK; the protein is encoded by the coding sequence ATGACCGATCTCGACGTCACCCGCGTCGCCGTCTACCTCGACTTCGACAACATCGTCATCTCGCGGTACGACCAGGTGAACGGCCGCAACTCGTTCCAGAAGGACAAGGCCAAGGGCCTGCCGCAGGAACGGCTGGACCGCGCGCGGGTCGACGTCGGCGCCGTCATCGACTTCGCCTCGTCCTTCGGCACGCTGGTACTCACCCGCGCGTACGCCGACTGGTCCGCCGACGTCAATGCCGACTACCGCGGCCAACTCGTCGGCCGCGCGGTCGACCTCGTCCAGCTCTTCCCCGCCGCGGCGTACGGCAAGAACGGTGCCGACATCCGGCTGGCCGTCGACGCGGTCGAGGACATGTTCCGCCTGCCCGATCTCACCCACGTCGTGATCGTCGCCGGGGACTCCGACTACATCGCCCTGGCGCAGCGCTGCAAGCGGCTCGGCCGCTACGTCGTCGGCATCGGGGTGGCGGGCTCGTCGAGCCGCGCGCTGGCCTCGGCCTGCGACGAGTTCGTCATCTACGACGCGCTGCCCGGCGTGCCCGTCTTCGAGCCACCCCAGCCGCCCACCGCCGAGGAGGCAGACGCCGAACCCGCACCGAAGAAGCGGGCGCCGCGGCGTCGTGCCACCCGCCCGCAGACCGTCGAGGACGAGCCGGAGCCGCCCGATCCCCAGGTGGCCGCCACCGCACTGCTCACCCGCGCGCTGCAGATCGGGCTGGAGAAGGACGACGCCGACTGGCTGCACAACTCAGCGGTCAAGGCTCAGATGAAGCGCATGGACCCGTCCTTCAGCGAGAAGTCACTCGGCTTCCGATCCTTCAGCGACTTCCTGCGCTCCCGGTCCGACGTCATCGAACTCGACGAGAGTTCGACCACGCGCATGGTGAAGTTGAAGTAG